One Spiribacter halobius DNA segment encodes these proteins:
- a CDS encoding DUF1028 domain-containing protein: MRQFAGTYSIVARCHRTGELGCAVASAIPAIGSICLFLHRGVGAACTQAWVNPYLALTTLRGMRDGSSAAVALNQALAEDWRSDHRQIGVIGVHGIATAWTGSSCPDWAGHTTRSDHAVQGNTLTGAVVLTAMSAAYSRGGDRPLDERLLRSLEAAQRTGGDKRGRQSAALQVMGAEDYPSIDLRVDDHPAPVTELRRIHSIVRAQLVPFMDTMPKRSRPHGAAPLGTTDLLWDSPPDRPRGGGSRTS, from the coding sequence ATGCGACAGTTCGCAGGCACCTACTCCATAGTGGCGAGATGCCATCGCACCGGTGAACTCGGTTGCGCGGTTGCGTCGGCCATTCCCGCTATCGGGAGCATCTGTCTCTTTCTGCATCGCGGCGTCGGCGCGGCTTGTACCCAGGCATGGGTTAACCCCTATCTCGCACTCACCACACTGCGCGGAATGCGCGACGGCAGCTCGGCCGCCGTCGCCTTGAATCAAGCTCTTGCCGAGGATTGGCGTTCAGACCATCGCCAGATAGGCGTCATCGGGGTTCACGGCATCGCCACGGCATGGACTGGCTCCTCGTGCCCGGACTGGGCAGGGCACACGACCAGAAGTGACCACGCCGTACAAGGCAACACGCTTACCGGCGCTGTGGTACTCACGGCTATGAGCGCCGCTTACTCGCGCGGCGGCGATCGGCCATTAGATGAGCGCCTGTTGCGCTCACTGGAGGCCGCGCAACGCACTGGCGGCGACAAACGCGGGCGGCAATCCGCCGCTCTCCAAGTTATGGGCGCCGAGGACTACCCGAGCATTGACCTACGCGTCGATGACCACCCGGCCCCGGTAACGGAACTTCGTCGGATCCACTCAATCGTTCGCGCCCAGCTCGTTCCCTTTATGGACACCATGCCGAAACGTTCCCGGCCGCACGGTGCGGCACCGCTGGGTACGACCGATTTGCTCTGGGACTCGCCTCCAGATCGGCCTAGAGGCGGCGGCTCGCGGACCTCATAG
- a CDS encoding GreA/GreB family elongation factor: MTLESFAPLSRFDVARLESVLSRYAEGSARASHLLELANRIHTGDHADPVVMPRDVVTMNSTVILTNVAAGRQFRCTLVFPHAADSSTGAVSVLAPLGAALLGTRVGNTFEVAIPSGSCKYRVDELVFQPEAVRRYDL; encoded by the coding sequence ATGACGCTAGAAAGCTTTGCACCGCTGTCCAGGTTTGATGTCGCGCGGCTTGAATCGGTGCTCAGCCGTTATGCGGAAGGTTCTGCACGCGCATCTCACCTGCTTGAGCTCGCCAACAGAATCCATACGGGGGACCACGCGGATCCGGTAGTCATGCCACGTGACGTCGTCACGATGAACAGCACCGTGATCCTCACGAACGTGGCGGCGGGGAGGCAGTTCCGGTGCACGCTCGTATTTCCGCACGCCGCGGATTCGAGCACAGGAGCGGTTTCTGTGCTTGCTCCGCTCGGAGCGGCGCTGCTGGGTACGCGGGTGGGCAACACGTTCGAGGTTGCCATTCCGAGTGGAAGCTGCAAATACCGAGTCGATGAGCTTGTCTTCCAGCCCGAAGCGGTGAGGCGGTACGATCTCTGA
- a CDS encoding sigma factor-like helix-turn-helix DNA-binding protein yields MPAPFRTAFVLREVEQLSVEETAACLGVEPTTVKTRVHRASRLLQWNMPGELVSLFPRTFAFDRRRCDRLVARVLARLRLG; encoded by the coding sequence GTGCCCGCCCCGTTCCGGACCGCGTTCGTGCTGCGCGAGGTGGAGCAGCTATCAGTCGAGGAGACGGCAGCCTGTCTCGGCGTCGAACCCACCACCGTGAAGACACGAGTGCACCGGGCAAGCCGATTACTGCAATGGAATATGCCTGGGGAGCTTGTCAGTCTGTTTCCCCGCACGTTCGCCTTCGATAGGAGGCGTTGCGACCGGCTCGTGGCCCGCGTACTCGCGCGCCTGCGCCTGGGGTGA
- a CDS encoding plastocyanin/azurin family copper-binding protein — protein MLLNRRRILLGLAGGGLAALVRPGRLHSAASELIEMRGTPRGERVWFSPLGVAVAPGTTVRFANRDRVNSHTVTAYHPDVLGRPRRIPVGAEHWHSGFLLPQEVFEVTLTRPGVYDYYCLPHERAGMVGRIVVGGPGDHGWQPAARSPEGLPPAAANNLPPVAVIFAAGRVNREAAS, from the coding sequence ATGCTGTTGAACCGACGCCGTATTCTCCTCGGACTGGCGGGCGGCGGTCTCGCCGCCCTAGTGCGCCCTGGGCGGTTGCATTCGGCAGCCAGCGAGCTGATCGAGATGCGTGGCACGCCTCGCGGCGAGCGCGTTTGGTTCTCGCCACTGGGGGTGGCGGTCGCGCCCGGTACAACGGTGCGCTTTGCCAACCGTGACCGCGTGAACAGCCACACCGTGACCGCCTATCACCCAGATGTCCTCGGTCGGCCGCGACGGATCCCCGTGGGCGCTGAGCATTGGCATAGCGGGTTCCTACTGCCGCAGGAGGTCTTCGAGGTCACCCTCACCCGCCCAGGTGTCTACGATTACTATTGCCTGCCTCATGAACGAGCCGGAATGGTCGGCCGCATTGTAGTCGGTGGGCCCGGCGATCACGGCTGGCAGCCGGCGGCGAGAAGCCCCGAGGGCCTACCACCAGCAGCTGCCAATAACCTTCCGCCGGTGGCCGTGATCTTCGCCGCCGGCCGGGTGAACCGGGAGGCAGCATCATGA
- a CDS encoding LysR family transcriptional regulator, whose product MTLEDLRIFVAAGESASLSALARQLGRTQASVSQHVARLEREFAVPLIARSARGIELTEAGYILWELALQGLDAIELARERIRALQQGETGTLTVTTGGTTVRHFLRRAIVRFRDGNPGVNLRFLPAGSSRRCFELLRLGRADLALATTGERAPGVATRTLAFQRFFLLVAMGDPFAQRERVCLDDLRDIHYLGLAEGIAHRALLEEAAAAQGVHLEPELAFDDFDTASIFVELGMGQAIVPAVQAHNFTRTAEVCAVPIEGLPEVPFGWGFRHQRHIPATAKRFVEVFEGELESLARIRGVRIVTDGSAVG is encoded by the coding sequence ATGACGCTCGAGGACCTACGCATCTTCGTCGCCGCGGGCGAGTCGGCGAGTTTAAGCGCCCTGGCCCGACAGCTGGGCAGGACGCAGGCGTCAGTCAGCCAGCACGTGGCGCGGCTTGAGCGGGAGTTTGCGGTGCCGCTGATAGCGCGTAGCGCGCGCGGCATCGAGCTGACCGAGGCGGGGTACATCCTCTGGGAGCTGGCGCTACAGGGGCTGGACGCCATCGAACTCGCACGCGAGCGCATCCGCGCACTGCAGCAGGGCGAAACGGGTACGCTGACCGTCACCACAGGCGGGACGACCGTGCGCCATTTCCTGCGCCGTGCCATCGTGCGGTTCCGAGATGGCAACCCGGGTGTGAATCTGCGTTTCCTGCCGGCGGGTTCCAGTCGACGGTGCTTCGAGCTCCTACGCCTCGGTCGCGCAGACTTGGCGTTGGCGACCACCGGGGAGCGGGCGCCCGGCGTGGCGACGCGCACGCTGGCGTTCCAGCGCTTCTTCCTTCTGGTGGCGATGGGAGATCCGTTCGCGCAGCGTGAGCGCGTGTGCCTGGACGATCTGCGGGACATCCACTACCTGGGGCTCGCGGAGGGCATCGCTCACCGGGCACTGTTGGAGGAGGCGGCCGCGGCGCAAGGCGTGCACTTGGAGCCCGAACTGGCTTTCGACGACTTCGACACCGCAAGCATCTTTGTCGAGCTTGGTATGGGGCAGGCGATTGTACCGGCGGTGCAGGCACATAACTTCACCCGCACGGCAGAGGTCTGCGCCGTCCCGATCGAGGGGCTGCCGGAGGTGCCGTTTGGTTGGGGCTTCCGGCACCAGCGCCACATCCCGGCCACGGCGAAGCGGTTTGTTGAGGTCTTCGAAGGGGAGCTGGAATCCCTCGCTCGAATCCGCGGGGTACGCATTGTGACTGATGGTTCTGCGGTGGGTTGA
- the panB gene encoding 3-methyl-2-oxobutanoate hydroxymethyltransferase, which translates to MLRSKRVTPHSLAARKREGQRFAAVTAYDYTSAQIVDTAEVPFILVGDTLGMVVQGENSTLPVTLEQVIYHAGLVSRGAQSALIIGDLPFMTYHASAEQALHSAGRLMQEGRIGGVKLEGGVEMADTINRLVQAGIPVCGHVGYTPQSANTLGGPRVHGRDVESATRLIRDAEALETAGAFAVVLELVPATVAAEVTRRLTIPTIGIGAGPDCDAEIQVFHDLFGLYTDFQPRHTRRYLNMAEDLVKAARQYAYDVGERSFPGPQQYSDLTPEARHRFYAQVGNPTSGPRSPS; encoded by the coding sequence ATGCTGAGGAGCAAACGCGTGACGCCGCACAGCTTGGCGGCGCGAAAACGGGAGGGCCAGCGCTTCGCTGCCGTGACGGCGTATGACTACACCTCCGCGCAGATTGTGGACACGGCGGAGGTGCCCTTCATTCTGGTCGGGGATACACTGGGCATGGTCGTCCAAGGCGAGAACTCCACCCTGCCGGTAACCCTGGAGCAGGTCATCTACCACGCTGGCCTCGTGAGCCGGGGGGCGCAGAGCGCCCTCATCATCGGCGACCTGCCGTTCATGACCTACCACGCCTCAGCAGAGCAGGCCCTCCACAGCGCCGGGCGCCTAATGCAGGAGGGGCGCATCGGCGGCGTCAAGCTGGAAGGCGGCGTCGAGATGGCCGACACGATCAATCGCCTGGTCCAGGCCGGCATCCCAGTCTGCGGGCACGTAGGCTACACGCCGCAGTCGGCAAACACCCTGGGCGGCCCACGAGTCCACGGCCGCGACGTTGAGTCTGCAACACGGCTAATCCGCGACGCTGAGGCCCTGGAAACCGCCGGCGCTTTCGCCGTTGTTCTCGAGCTCGTTCCCGCAACCGTCGCCGCGGAAGTCACACGGCGCCTCACCATCCCCACCATCGGTATCGGCGCAGGCCCGGACTGCGACGCTGAGATTCAGGTCTTCCACGACCTTTTTGGCCTCTACACCGACTTCCAGCCCCGCCACACCCGCCGCTACCTGAATATGGCGGAGGATCTCGTCAAGGCTGCGCGGCAATATGCGTATGACGTAGGGGAGCGCAGCTTCCCCGGCCCCCAGCAGTATTCAGATCTCACGCCCGAGGCGCGTCACCGCTTCTACGCGCAAGTTGGTAACCCCACGTCTGGCCCCCGATCCCCGTCGTGA
- a CDS encoding NAD(P)H-dependent flavin oxidoreductase: MRTMLTERMNLKHPIVLAPMGSVAGGSLAAAVTRAGGLGLIGAGYGNSEWLERELDKCTGTSPFGVGFITWSLARNSSALDLAIDRSPDAVMFSFGDHRPYVKRVRDARVMIICQVQTVRDALYAVDAGADVIVAQGTEAGGHGRDRSLFSLLPAVVDAVSPLPVLAAGGIVDGRGLAAALVLGASGGLVGTRFMATSESLLPRIAKQRLVRATGDDTRRTRVPDIVRGYDWPPEYTGRALSNRFIEFWHGRESTLHLNLSGQRALYKTAVAENDFDHAVIFAGEGLDGVNSIEPVARVMQRMVDEAETCLASTSCLRA, encoded by the coding sequence ATGCGTACGATGCTGACCGAGAGAATGAATCTCAAACACCCTATCGTACTCGCGCCGATGGGGAGTGTTGCCGGTGGATCTCTTGCCGCTGCCGTTACCCGTGCGGGAGGGTTGGGATTGATCGGAGCGGGCTATGGAAACAGCGAATGGCTTGAGCGCGAACTCGACAAATGTACGGGTACTTCACCATTCGGAGTCGGTTTTATCACTTGGAGTCTGGCGCGCAACTCCTCCGCCCTAGACCTTGCCATCGACCGGTCGCCAGACGCGGTTATGTTTTCATTTGGTGATCACCGCCCCTACGTGAAGAGGGTTCGCGATGCCAGAGTGATGATCATCTGCCAGGTGCAGACGGTCCGCGATGCCCTGTACGCGGTGGATGCCGGCGCCGACGTCATTGTCGCTCAGGGGACCGAGGCGGGAGGGCACGGTCGTGACCGTTCGCTATTCTCCCTGCTGCCTGCCGTGGTCGACGCCGTCTCCCCTTTGCCAGTCCTCGCAGCCGGCGGCATTGTCGATGGTCGTGGCCTGGCCGCCGCGCTAGTGTTAGGCGCGTCGGGCGGGCTTGTCGGCACGCGTTTCATGGCGACATCCGAATCGCTGTTGCCTCGCATCGCAAAGCAGCGACTGGTTCGTGCCACGGGCGACGATACACGGCGCACGCGGGTGCCGGACATCGTCCGTGGTTACGACTGGCCTCCGGAGTACACCGGACGTGCCTTGTCGAATCGTTTCATCGAGTTCTGGCACGGCAGGGAGTCGACGCTTCACCTGAACCTTTCGGGGCAACGGGCTTTGTACAAAACGGCCGTGGCGGAGAACGATTTTGACCATGCCGTGATCTTCGCAGGTGAGGGGCTCGACGGTGTGAACAGCATCGAGCCGGTAGCCAGGGTGATGCAGCGGATGGTCGATGAAGCCGAGACCTGCCTGGCTTCGACGTCCTGCTTGCGGGCGTAA
- a CDS encoding DUF3565 domain-containing protein codes for MTNEYTHNRPGAPQPIVGFHRDDEGEWVADLACGHAQHVRHRPPWFERPWVVTATGRRRMLGRTLPCRDCLAAGDSD; via the coding sequence ATGACGAACGAGTACACCCACAACCGCCCTGGTGCTCCACAGCCGATCGTCGGGTTTCACCGCGACGACGAGGGGGAATGGGTGGCGGATCTCGCCTGTGGCCACGCCCAGCACGTCCGTCACCGCCCGCCGTGGTTTGAACGCCCGTGGGTGGTCACCGCCACCGGCCGTCGCCGCATGCTGGGACGCACCCTGCCCTGTCGGGATTGCCTCGCGGCGGGTGATTCGGACTGA
- the ytfE gene encoding iron-sulfur cluster repair protein YtfE, producing MNIQAASDHFGERTVGEIAASLPGATAVFRDYRLDFCCGGDVPLRDAAARRGIATSEIAERLAALGQSDALAYPQETSALIDHILVRYHQTHRRELPELIRLARKVESVHRDHAAAPRGLADELELMSTELDAHMQKEEEVLFPMMRRVDEGQPLGPPVAVMRAEHDDHGTHLHRLDAITDGFRVPEGACRSWQALYAGTAKLVDDVMAHVHLENHVLFPRFE from the coding sequence ATGAACATCCAGGCTGCCAGCGACCACTTTGGCGAGCGCACCGTTGGCGAAATCGCCGCCAGCCTCCCGGGCGCCACCGCCGTGTTCCGGGACTACCGCCTCGACTTCTGCTGCGGCGGCGACGTGCCGCTGCGCGACGCCGCCGCCCGCCGCGGCATCGCGACCAGCGAGATCGCCGAACGCCTCGCCGCCCTCGGGCAATCAGACGCGCTCGCGTACCCGCAGGAGACCAGCGCACTGATCGACCACATCCTGGTGCGCTACCACCAGACGCACCGCCGGGAGCTCCCGGAGCTGATCCGCCTAGCGCGCAAGGTCGAGTCCGTGCACCGGGATCACGCGGCCGCGCCACGGGGGCTCGCGGACGAGCTCGAGCTAATGTCCACTGAGCTGGATGCACACATGCAGAAGGAGGAGGAGGTGCTCTTCCCCATGATGCGCCGGGTCGACGAGGGCCAGCCCCTCGGCCCACCGGTGGCAGTCATGCGCGCAGAGCACGACGATCACGGCACACATCTGCACCGTCTCGATGCGATCACCGACGGGTTCCGGGTTCCCGAAGGCGCCTGCCGCTCCTGGCAGGCCCTTTACGCCGGCACCGCCAAGCTGGTGGACGACGTCATGGCGCACGTCCACTTGGAGAACCATGTGCTCTTCCCGCGGTTTGAGTAG
- a CDS encoding creatininase, giving the protein MESVFIGELTWQQYQARIAAGNAVVLLPVGALEQHGHHLPMNVDVLLPTAVCERVAQRTGALVAPAVHYGYKSQQKSGGGNHYPGTTSLDGVTVIRTVQDIIRELARHGVRRLAILNGHFENSMFVVEGIDLALRELHYAGVEGFRVMTLSYWDFAEDPEVIKKLYPDGFQGWNVEHGGVFETSLMLALYPHLVDMEQMEHHPPATFPPYDLFPVVPERTPRPGTLSSARGASRAKGELILEVCVNGIARALRDEFGAQH; this is encoded by the coding sequence GTGGAGAGCGTATTCATCGGCGAGCTGACCTGGCAGCAGTATCAAGCTAGGATCGCGGCCGGCAACGCGGTTGTGCTGCTCCCGGTCGGCGCGCTGGAACAGCATGGCCATCATCTGCCCATGAACGTCGATGTGCTACTGCCCACAGCCGTGTGCGAGCGAGTGGCCCAACGCACCGGCGCCTTGGTCGCTCCGGCCGTCCACTACGGATACAAATCGCAGCAGAAGTCCGGCGGCGGCAATCACTACCCGGGGACGACGAGTCTCGATGGTGTAACAGTGATTCGGACGGTGCAGGACATCATTCGCGAGCTCGCCCGCCACGGCGTGCGGCGGCTAGCCATCCTGAACGGGCATTTCGAGAACTCGATGTTCGTCGTCGAGGGGATTGACCTAGCGCTGCGGGAACTACATTACGCGGGGGTCGAGGGCTTCCGGGTCATGACGCTTTCCTACTGGGATTTCGCCGAGGACCCGGAGGTCATCAAGAAGCTCTATCCCGACGGTTTCCAGGGCTGGAACGTGGAACACGGGGGAGTCTTTGAAACCTCGCTGATGCTAGCGCTTTATCCACACCTCGTGGACATGGAGCAAATGGAGCATCACCCGCCGGCCACGTTCCCGCCCTACGACCTATTTCCCGTGGTGCCAGAGCGCACGCCGCGCCCGGGCACATTGTCGTCGGCGCGGGGTGCGAGTCGTGCCAAGGGTGAGCTGATTCTCGAAGTGTGCGTGAACGGCATCGCGCGCGCCCTGCGTGACGAGTTCGGTGCGCAGCACTGA